In the genome of Halictus rubicundus isolate RS-2024b chromosome 9, iyHalRubi1_principal, whole genome shotgun sequence, one region contains:
- the LOC143356957 gene encoding L-xylulose reductase has product MNINFEGKRILVTGAGQGIGREVALRLSKYKGQVIALSKTQANLDKLTAEDPSIQTVCVDLLDWKATKKAVQSVLPIDLLVNNAAVAVLQPFMEVTEEDYDLSFDANVKSIVNVTQTVAADMIKRKVGGSIVNVSSQASQAALADHAIYCATKAAVDMLSKVMALEFGPHKIRVNSVNPTVVMTEMGKLGWSDPEKAKSMLSKIPLGRFAEVDEVVDAIVFFLSDRSSMINGTMLPIDGGFLAT; this is encoded by the exons ATGAACATCAACTTCGAAGGGAAACGTATCCTCGTAACAGGTGCCGGTCAAG GTATCGGCAGGGAGGTGGCGCTGCGTCTGTCCAAGTACAAAGGTCAGGTAATCGCCCTATCCAAGACGCAGGCAAACCTGGACAAACTTACTGCCGAAGATCCCAGCATCCAAACCGTTTGCGTAGACCTCCTCGACTGGAAAGCAACCAAGAAAGCTGTCCAAAGCGTTTTGCCTATCGATTTGCTGGTGAACAATGCCGCTGTCGCCGTTCTCCAACCATTCATGGAAGTCACAGAGGAAGACTACGACCTAAGCTTCGACGCAAACGTGAAGTCGATCGTGAATGTCACTCAGACTGTCGCCGCGGATATGATCAAGAGGAAGGTCGGCGGCAGCATCGTCAATGTATCTTCGCAGGCTAGCCAGGCCGCTCTGGCGGATCATGCTATCTATTGCGCTACCAAGGCAGCGGTGGACATGCTGTCCAA AGTGATGGCTCTTGAGTTTGGTCCACACAAGATTCGAGTGAACTCTGTGAACCCTACGGTGGTCATGACTGAAATGGGAAAACTGGGCTGGAGCGATCCGGAGAAGGCGAAAAGCATGCTAAGTAAAATACCATTGGGCCGATTTGCCG AGGTGGACGAAGTCGTGGACGCAATCGTCTTCTTCTTGAGCGATCGAAGCTCTATGATCAACGGAACCATGTTGCCGATCGACGGTGGATTTTTGGCAACGTAA